One genomic segment of Ricinus communis isolate WT05 ecotype wild-type chromosome 3, ASM1957865v1, whole genome shotgun sequence includes these proteins:
- the LOC8282070 gene encoding fasciclin-like arabinogalactan protein 3, which yields MYKKTSIFLDEAGHPITPKGSIGITINFLLKEQRKMESKTPSLLFLALFCIFSSTSTAFNITRILSNYPDFSTFNSLLTQTGLAQQINSRQTITVLAVSNGAIGGVSGKPVDIVKRILSAHVILDYYDQKKLENIKKQSSILTTLYQTTGSANDQQGFLNVTKTPNGIVFGSAVKGAPLTVSLEGSVASQPYNISVLQVGGVIEAPGIENMAPPPPPAPKTASAPAPAPTSAKTPAEAPAPAAEEPAADDAPTEAPTPAAEAPNADAPLSSPPQPNSTPADETPAAAPAHSGSSRLHVDGVVAVAMGLVACMMGF from the coding sequence ATGTATAAGAAGACCTCGATATTCCTGGATGAAGCAGGGCATCCAATAACTCCCAAGGGGTCAATCGGAATCaccattaattttttgttaaaagaacaaagaaaaatggagTCCAAGACCCCTTCTTTACTCTTCCTTGCTCTCTTTTGCATCTTCTCTTCAACCTCTACGGCTTTCAACATCACCAGGATTCTTTCTAACTACCCCGACTTTAGCACCTTCAACAGTCTCCTTACTCAAACTGGCCTCGCCCAACAAATCAACAGCCGCCAAACCATCACCGTCCTTGCCGTCAGTAACGGTGCTATCGGTGGTGTTTCTGGCAAACCAGTTGACATTGTCAAGAGGATATTGAGTGCCCATGTCATTCTTGATTACTATGATCAAAAGAAgcttgaaaatattaaaaaacagaGCAGCATTCTTACAACTCTGTATCAGACAACTGGAAGTGCAAACGATCAACAAGGTTTCTTAAATGTTACAAAGACTCCTAATGGAATCGTGTTTGGGTCTGCGGTGAAGGGTGCTCCTCTAACTGTATCTCTTGAAGGATCAGTGGCTTCACAGCCTTACAACATTTCGGTGCTTCAAGTAGGCGGTGTTATTGAGGCTCCAGGGATCGAGAACATGGCTCCTCCACCGCCTCCTGCTCCAAAGACAGCATCTGCTCCTGCTCCTGCTCCAACATCAGCTAAGACTCCCGCCGAGGCGCCTGCACCTGCCGCTGAGGAACCAGCTGCTGATGATGCACCAACCGAGGCACCTACTCCTGCTGCAGAAGCACCTAACGCTGATGCACCCCTTAGCTCTCCTCCACAGCCTAACTCAACGCCTGCTGATGAGACACCGGCTGCTGCACCTGCTCACTCAGGTTCCTCACGTTTGCATGTAGACGGTGTTGTTGCGGTTGCCATGGGATTGGTGGCATGCATGATGGGTTTCTAA
- the LOC8282071 gene encoding selenoprotein H: MAPRKRKSEAADDATAAVTTKRVTRSSARLAKSRPAAPAAELPKKKKGKVAAADHKKAEKKEESVKKTEEADNVEEQEQETADGENKKTIVIEHCTQCRSFKTSATQVKNGLEAALPSVIVLLNPDKPRKGCFEIRKEGGEKFITLLGMKRPFKPMKDLDMKKVISDIIDKIK; this comes from the exons ATGGCTCCCAGGAAGCGAAAGTCTGAAGCAGCAGATGATGCTACGGCGGCGGTGACGACGAAAAGAGTGACTCGGAGCTCTGCTCGGCTAGCGAAGTCAAGGCCGGCCGCGCCAGCTGCCGAGTTGccgaagaagaaaaaggggaaAGTAGCAGCAGCAGACCACAAGAAGgctgaaaagaaagaggagtcTGTGAAGAAGACGGAGGAGGCTGATAACGTTGAAGAGCAGGAACAAGAAACTGCTGACGGTGAGAATAAGAAGACCATTGTGATTGAACACTG CACACAGTGCAGGTCATTTAAGACAAGCGCTACTCAGGTGAAGAATGGTTTAGAAGCTGCTCTTCCTAGTGTCATTGTTCTTCTTAATCCTGATAAG CCTAGAAAGGGTTGCTTTGAAATACGGAAGGAAGGTGGAGAGAAGTTCATCACTCTTCTG GGCATGAAACGACCGTTTAAGCCAATGAAGGATCTTGATATGAAAAAAGTCATCTCAGATATAATTGACAAGATCAAATGA
- the LOC8282072 gene encoding glycosyltransferase BC10 isoform X2 encodes MRDTMVMPGYRQRTHLKNKKPIWVILTVFLVSIFLIGASVFRPRSSAACYFFPSSTCNFYQKPQFVPSRELSDDETVAQVVIREILKMPHIQSNNPKIAFMFLTPGSLPFERLWEKFFYGHEDRFSVYVHASREKPLHVSRYFVGRDIRSDKVEWGKISMVEAEKRLLAHALLDPDNQQFVLLSDSCVPLHAFDYVYNYLMFTNISYIDSFEDLGPDGSGRYSERMLPEVEKKDFRKGSQWFTMKRQHAIIIMSDFLYYTKFRLYCKPNMDGRNCYADEHYLPTLFHMIDPDGIAKWSVTHVDWSERKWHPKAYRARDVTYELLKNITSTDVALHLTSDEKKAVVTGPCLWNGMRRPCYLFARKFYPETLDKLLFLFSNYTTI; translated from the exons ATGAGAGACACTATGGTAATGCCGGGCTACAGACAGAGGACGCATCTGAAGAACAAGAAGCCAATATGGGTAATTCTAACGGTGTTTCTGGTGAGCATTTTTTTGATAGGTGCCTCTGTGTTCAGACCAAGAAGCTCCGCAGCCTGTTATTTCTTTCCTTCAAGCACCTGTAACTTTTACCAAAAGCCTCAGTTTGTTCCGTCCAGAGAATTAAGTGATGATGAGACCGTAGCTCAGGTTGTAATTCGTGAAATTCTCAAGATGCCTCATATCCAATCTAATAACCCCAAAATCGCTTTTATGTTTCTGACTCCTGGCTCTTTACCATTCGAGAGACTCTGGGAAAAGTTCTTTTAC GGGCATGAGGATAGATTCTCGGTGTATGTACATGCTTCTAGAGAAAAACCTCTTCATGTCAGTCGTTATTTTGTTGGTCGAGATATTCGCAGTGACAAG GTGGAATGGGGAAAAATTTCCATGGTTGAAGCAGAGAAGAGGCTACTGGCTCATGCACTTTTAGATCCTGATAACCAACAATTCGTCCTGCTCTCTGATAG CTGTGTGCCACTGCATGCATTTGACTATGTATATAATTACTTGATGTTCACAAATATTAGCTATATTGACAG TTTCGAGGACCTTGGTCCTGATGGAAGTGGACGATATTCAGAGCGTATGCTTCCTGAGGTTGAAAAAAAGGATTTTCGAAAAGGTTCACAG TGGTTCACCATGAAGCGGCAGCATGCTATCATCATCATGTCAGACTTCCTGTATTACACAAAATTTAGGCTCTACTGCAAG CCCAACATGGACGGACGCAATTGCTACGCAGACGAGCATTATTTGCCAACCCTTTTTCAC ATGATCGATCCTGACGGCATTGCTAAGTGGTCAGTAACACACGTCGACTGGTCTGAAAGAAAGTGGCATCCTAAAGCATATAGGGCCCGCGATGTTACTTACGAACTCCTTAAAAACATTACG TCTACAGACGTGGCCTTGCATCTTACGAGTGATGAAAAG AAGGCAGTGGTGACAGGACCCTGTTTGTGGAATGGAATGAGGCGACCCTGCTACTTATTTGCTAGAAAGTTCTACCCAGAAACTCTTGATAAATTATTGTTCCTTTTCTCTAATTATACGACCATTTAG
- the LOC8282072 gene encoding glycosyltransferase BC10 isoform X1, which translates to MEIEGSIMRDTMVMPGYRQRTHLKNKKPIWVILTVFLVSIFLIGASVFRPRSSAACYFFPSSTCNFYQKPQFVPSRELSDDETVAQVVIREILKMPHIQSNNPKIAFMFLTPGSLPFERLWEKFFYGHEDRFSVYVHASREKPLHVSRYFVGRDIRSDKVEWGKISMVEAEKRLLAHALLDPDNQQFVLLSDSCVPLHAFDYVYNYLMFTNISYIDSFEDLGPDGSGRYSERMLPEVEKKDFRKGSQWFTMKRQHAIIIMSDFLYYTKFRLYCKPNMDGRNCYADEHYLPTLFHMIDPDGIAKWSVTHVDWSERKWHPKAYRARDVTYELLKNITSTDVALHLTSDEKKAVVTGPCLWNGMRRPCYLFARKFYPETLDKLLFLFSNYTTI; encoded by the exons GGCAGCATCATGAGAGACACTATGGTAATGCCGGGCTACAGACAGAGGACGCATCTGAAGAACAAGAAGCCAATATGGGTAATTCTAACGGTGTTTCTGGTGAGCATTTTTTTGATAGGTGCCTCTGTGTTCAGACCAAGAAGCTCCGCAGCCTGTTATTTCTTTCCTTCAAGCACCTGTAACTTTTACCAAAAGCCTCAGTTTGTTCCGTCCAGAGAATTAAGTGATGATGAGACCGTAGCTCAGGTTGTAATTCGTGAAATTCTCAAGATGCCTCATATCCAATCTAATAACCCCAAAATCGCTTTTATGTTTCTGACTCCTGGCTCTTTACCATTCGAGAGACTCTGGGAAAAGTTCTTTTAC GGGCATGAGGATAGATTCTCGGTGTATGTACATGCTTCTAGAGAAAAACCTCTTCATGTCAGTCGTTATTTTGTTGGTCGAGATATTCGCAGTGACAAG GTGGAATGGGGAAAAATTTCCATGGTTGAAGCAGAGAAGAGGCTACTGGCTCATGCACTTTTAGATCCTGATAACCAACAATTCGTCCTGCTCTCTGATAG CTGTGTGCCACTGCATGCATTTGACTATGTATATAATTACTTGATGTTCACAAATATTAGCTATATTGACAG TTTCGAGGACCTTGGTCCTGATGGAAGTGGACGATATTCAGAGCGTATGCTTCCTGAGGTTGAAAAAAAGGATTTTCGAAAAGGTTCACAG TGGTTCACCATGAAGCGGCAGCATGCTATCATCATCATGTCAGACTTCCTGTATTACACAAAATTTAGGCTCTACTGCAAG CCCAACATGGACGGACGCAATTGCTACGCAGACGAGCATTATTTGCCAACCCTTTTTCAC ATGATCGATCCTGACGGCATTGCTAAGTGGTCAGTAACACACGTCGACTGGTCTGAAAGAAAGTGGCATCCTAAAGCATATAGGGCCCGCGATGTTACTTACGAACTCCTTAAAAACATTACG TCTACAGACGTGGCCTTGCATCTTACGAGTGATGAAAAG AAGGCAGTGGTGACAGGACCCTGTTTGTGGAATGGAATGAGGCGACCCTGCTACTTATTTGCTAGAAAGTTCTACCCAGAAACTCTTGATAAATTATTGTTCCTTTTCTCTAATTATACGACCATTTAG